TCCAGTGACGCCTTTGGTGACGCGCTGGCTCGTATCGGCGGGACCGGGGCATCCTTCCGGATCGTCCACGGTGGAGTCATCGAGGTCCACGATGGCTCGCTGGGCAATTACACCGTGGCCTTGTCGGGCCCTGACGAGGCCGTCGAGAAAGCTGCCACGGTCCTGACGGCCACCTGCCACACGGCTGCCACCGCTACCACCAGTCAGGAGAACCACCGATGAGTGACTACCTGCGTCCGATATATCTCCAGTCGATCTGGGAAACCCTCTTCATGGCCCTGATCACCTTGGTGATCGGTGGCATCTTCGGACTGGTGTTGGGCATCCTGCTCTACGCCACCCGTCGTGGTGGGCTACTCGCCAACAAGGTCGTCCACACCATCCTCAACGTCATCGTCAACATCATCCGGCCGATCCCCTTCATCATCTTCATGACGGCGATCGCGCCACTGACCCTCAAGGTCATCGGAACGACGATCGGTGTGCGTGCCGCCACCTTCCCGCTGTGCATCGCGGCCACCTTCGCGATCTCGCGCATCGTTGAGCAGAACCTCGTCACCGTCGAGCCCGGTGTCATCGAGGCTGCCCGCGCCATGGGGGCTGGTCCGTGGCGGATCCTCGTCGGGGTCGTGGCCCGCGAGGCCCTGGGTCCGCTCATTCTCGGATACACCTACATCCTCATCGCGATCGTCGACATGACGGCCATCGCCGGTGCCCTGGGCGGTGGCGGGCTGGGCCAGTTCGCCATCACCTACGGTTACCAGCGTTACAACTGGACGGTGACGGCCGTTGCCGTGGTGACGATCATCGTCGTCGTGCAGCTGGCACAGTTCTTGGGCAACTGGCTGGCACGGCGGGCGCTGCGCCGGTGATCACACCCTCATCCGCGGGCAGACACCATCCCGGGCCTCCTCACGCCGGCTGGCTGGCAGTCGGCGTGAGGGGGCCCGGTACTCTGAGCACATGACCCGGCCTCCCCGCCAGAAATTCACCCTCCGTCGCGCCCTGCACTGGGTGGCAGGCGCAACGGTTGCCGCCCAGATGGCCACGATGGCAGGACTCGTCGCCTTCAACAACATCAAGAGACGCGGCCGTCGCCCCTATCGCTTCCCCACTGCTGCGGTGGAATCCCTCGAGGTGGGCGATCACCAGGTCGAGATCTTCACCTTCGGGCGTGACCTGTACGCGGCGATGATCCGCGACATCGAGGCAGCCCAGCACACCGTGTATCTGGAAACCTTCATCTGGAAGAGCGACGAGGTCGGTCGCCAGTTCCGTCAAGCCCTCGTCGACGCCGCTGCCCGTGGCGTCGAGGTGTATGCGATGTGGGACACCTTCGCCAACCTCGTCGTCGATCCGCGTTTCTTCCGCGAACTACACGGCGTCCATGTGCGCGCTCAACCGCTGGTCACCCCGTCGTGGATGCCAACCATTCGCAACATGGGACGAGACCACCGCAAACTTCTCATCGTCGACTCCCATGTCGCCTACATCGGCGGGTACAACATCGGTTCGCTGTATGCCGATCGCTGGCGTGACACCCACGCCCGCATCACCGGTCCGGCGGTTGGCGAGTTGGAGAGCACCTTCGTCGACATGTGGAATCAGCGACCCAAGGGGGCGCTGGTCTCCCGACGCCATCAGCCGGTGTTGCCCTCCCCCGGGGCGCGCTACTGGGACACTCCCTTCGCCGTGCACCGCAATTCCCCACGGATGGGCGTCTACCCCATTCGCAACATGTACCTGGAGGCCATTGACCGCGCCAGTGAGCGGATCTGGATGACTCAGGGCTACCTCATCCCTGACGCCGATGTCGTTGCTGCCCTCCGCCAGGCGACCTTCCGAGGGGTCGACGTGCGCATCGTCATTCCCGCCGAGTCGAACCACGTCGTCGCCGACTGGCTGAGCCGAGGTTACTACGACCAACTCCTTCATCAGGGCGTCCGGCTGTT
The genomic region above belongs to Cutibacterium equinum and contains:
- a CDS encoding methionine ABC transporter permease — encoded protein: MSDYLRPIYLQSIWETLFMALITLVIGGIFGLVLGILLYATRRGGLLANKVVHTILNVIVNIIRPIPFIIFMTAIAPLTLKVIGTTIGVRAATFPLCIAATFAISRIVEQNLVTVEPGVIEAARAMGAGPWRILVGVVAREALGPLILGYTYILIAIVDMTAIAGALGGGGLGQFAITYGYQRYNWTVTAVAVVTIIVVVQLAQFLGNWLARRALRR
- a CDS encoding phospholipase D-like domain-containing protein — encoded protein: MTRPPRQKFTLRRALHWVAGATVAAQMATMAGLVAFNNIKRRGRRPYRFPTAAVESLEVGDHQVEIFTFGRDLYAAMIRDIEAAQHTVYLETFIWKSDEVGRQFRQALVDAAARGVEVYAMWDTFANLVVDPRFFRELHGVHVRAQPLVTPSWMPTIRNMGRDHRKLLIVDSHVAYIGGYNIGSLYADRWRDTHARITGPAVGELESTFVDMWNQRPKGALVSRRHQPVLPSPGARYWDTPFAVHRNSPRMGVYPIRNMYLEAIDRASERIWMTQGYLIPDADVVAALRQATFRGVDVRIVIPAESNHVVADWLSRGYYDQLLHQGVRLFLYQGAMVHAKTCTIDGIWSTIGTANLDRLSLQGNYEVNVAITDPTVAQRMAEIFEIDMANCVELTLGEWQSRSHVAKFTETLLSPWRPFF